The Corythoichthys intestinalis isolate RoL2023-P3 chromosome 1, ASM3026506v1, whole genome shotgun sequence genome has a segment encoding these proteins:
- the LOC130921966 gene encoding uncharacterized protein LOC130921966, giving the protein MASEAQSATGYGLLVDCGATTHIINEEGKFTTFDNTFNPEQHYIKLADGTMKNNVALKRGDAEVLLQDKRGRSVAVTLKRALYVPTYPQSILSVKAATTDGAKVTFEEGRNKLKTKDGTVFSMEVHGRLYYVKTCSTMGKKCWVDGCKRSYLTNKAVEQEQATKGAAITLHKFPRDDDLRARWLKNIIMDEEDDPSGKRYSCSLDFRDSDFNVMPKVHGGKQRKRRVEDAVPTNFSHGTAYPPCMQETPPLHKRSMPMARSPVQVAEAVSMEHKSTSLEDLKVKIKTEIEIFECMVEQQTQTNRWDSVKVEEQTQTIKCDLVKVEQQTQTNVYNSVKVEDQAQTNEDDSEIQGQSTRISAEEDNIDNIHKDRQENHPQLENGENNVLLNEVRETAVHDDVRDHDDSKNHRYPIRGRKTPKYLNDYITYTDDTDIFNTNVECYY; this is encoded by the exons ATGGCCAGCGAGGCACAAAGCGCAACAGGTTATGGGCTGTTGGTAGACTGCGGAGCCACAACACACATCATAAATGAAGAGGGGAAATTTACCACCTTTGACAACACATTCAACCCTGAACAGCACTACATAAAACTTGCAGATGGAACCATGAAGAACAACGTGGCATTGAAACGAGGAGATGCTGAAGTGCTCCTGCAGGACAAGAGGGGACGAAGTGTTGCTGTTACACTGAAGAGAGCTCTTTACGTACCAACATATCCTCAGAGCATACTATCAGTGAAAGCAGCTACAACTGATGGAGCCAAGGTGACATTTGAAGAGGGacgaaacaaactaaagactaaAGACGGAACAGTCTTCAGCATGGAGGTACATGGACGGCTATACTACGTGAAAACg tgcagcaccaTGGGGAAGAAGTGTTGGGTTGACGGCTGCAAGAGGAGCTACCTGACCAACAAGGCGGTTGAGCAGGAGCAGGCCACCAAAGGGGCCGCTATCACCctccacaagttccccagggacGATGACCTGAGGGCCAGGTGGCTCAAGAACATCATAATGGACGAGGAGGATGACCCAAGTGGCAAAAGGTACAGCTGCTCCTTGGACTTCAGAGATAGTGATTTTAACGTGATGCCCAAAGTACATGGAGGGAAGCAGAGGAAGCGGCGTGTTGAGGACGCCGTGCCGACCAATTTTAGCCACGGTACGGCCTACCCACCCTGCATGCAGGAGACGCCGCCCCTCCACAAGAGGTCCATGCCCATGGCAAGGAGTCCGGTACAGGTGGCAGAGGCGGTGAGTATGGAGCACAAGTCCACCTCCCTCGAGGACCTCAAGGTGAAGATCAAGACAGAGATAGAGATTTTTGAATGCATGGTTGAACAGCAAACACAAACAAATAGGTGGGATTCAGTAAAGGTTGAAGAGCAAACACAAACaattaagtgtgatttagtaaAGGTTGAACAGCAAACACAAACAAATGTGTATAATTCAGTAAAGGTTGAAGACCAAGCACAAACAAATGAGGATGATTCAGAAATCCAAGGCCAGTCAACCAGAATTTCTGCTGAAGAAGACAATATTGACAATATACATAAAGACAGGCAAGAAAATCATCCCCAACTTGAAAATggggaaaataatgtactgcttaaTGAGGTTAGAGAAACTGCGGTTCATGATGATGTTAGAGACCATGATGACAGTAAGAATCACCGCTATCCAATAAGGGGAAGAAAAACTCCAAAATACTTGAATGATTACATAACATACACGGATGATACTGACATATTCAACACAAATGTTGAGTGTTActactag